Proteins from a single region of Equus asinus isolate D_3611 breed Donkey chromosome 17, EquAss-T2T_v2, whole genome shotgun sequence:
- the CBLIF gene encoding cobalamin binding intrinsic factor yields the protein MAWSALYLVNFLWAMAGSSTQSRSSCSVPSAQQPLVNGLQVRMENSVTSSAFPNPSVLIAMNLAGAYNLEVQKLLTYQLMASDAADLTIGQLALTIMALTSSCRDPGNRVSILQGQMENWVPSSTSTQASTFYGPSLAILALCQKNPETTLPIAARFAKTLLANSSPFNMDTGAMATLALTCMYNKIPVGSEEGYRVLFGQVLKDIVKNISIRIQDNGIIGSIYSTGLAMQALSVTPEKPNKEWNCKETMDTILNEIEQGKFHNPMSIAQILPSLKGKTYLDVPQVSCSPDNEVQPTLPNQPTTVPTSASNITVIYTINNQLRGVDLLFNVTINVSVKSGSVLLVVLEEAQRKNPMFKFETTMTSWGPLVSSINNIAENVNHKTYWQFLSGKTPLNEGVADYIPFNHEHITANFTQY from the exons ATGGCCTGGTCTGCCCTCTACCTCGTGAACTTTCTCTGGGCTATGGCTGGGTCCAGCACCCAGAGCCGAAGCTCATGCT CTGTTCCCTCGGCACAGCAGCCCTTGGTTAATGGTCTACAAGTGCGTATGGAGAATTCTGTAACCAGCTCAGCCTTCCCAAACCCCAGTGTCCTGATTGCTATGAACCTGGCTGGAGCCTACAACTTGGAGGTGCAGAAGCTCCTGACTTACCAGCTCATGGCCAGTGATGCAGCTG ACCTGACCATTGGTCAGCTTGCCCTCACCATCATGGCCCTCACCTCTTCCTGCCGAGACCCTGGAAATAGAGTATCAATTCTACAGGGACAAATGGAAAACTGGGTACCTTCAA GCACCAGTACCCAAGCTTCAACCTTCTATGGACCCAGTCTGGCGATCTTGGCACTGTGTCAGAAGAACCCTGAGACAACCTTACCAATAGCAGCCCGCTTTGCCAAGACCCTGCTGGCCAATTCCTCTCCCTTCAACATGG ACACGGGAGCAATGGCAACACTAGCTCTGACCTGTATGTACAATAAGATCCCTGTAGGTTCAGAGGAAGGTTACAGAGTCCTGTTTGGTCAGGTACTGAAGGATATTGTGAAGAATATCAGCATAAGAATCCAAGACAATGGCATCATCGGAAGCATCTACAGCACTGGCCTTGCCATGCAG GCTCTCTCTGTAACACCTGAGAAACCTAACAAGGAATGGAACTGCAAGGAGACCATGGATACAATACTTAACGAGATTGAGCAGGGAAAATTCCACAACCCCATGTCCATTGCCCAAATCCTCCCTTCCCTTAAAGGCAAGACATACCTAGATGTGCCCCAGGTGTCTTGCAGCCCTG ATAATGAGGTGCAGCCAACTCTACCCAACCAGCCTACCACTGTTCCCACCTCAGCATCCAACATCACTGTCATATACACGATAAATAACCAGCTGAGGGGGGTGGACCTGCTCTTCAACGTGACCATCAATGTTAGTGTAAAAAGCGGATCAGTGCTCCTTGTCGTCCTAGAGGAAGCACAGCGCAAAAATCCCATGTTCAA ATTTGAAACCACAATGACATCTTGGGGCCCTCTCGTTTCTTCTATCAACAATATCGCTGAAAATGTTAATCACAAGACATACTGGCAGTTCCTCAGTGGCAAAACACCTTTGAATGAag GAGTTGCTGACTACATACCCTTCAACCATGAGCACATCACAGCCAATTTCACACAGTACTAA